A genome region from Lactobacillus sp. ESL0791 includes the following:
- a CDS encoding ABC transporter ATP-binding protein has product MTIKAFYRANPMRFCLLIMITIIRPWFTIFNTMLVMYETTAIKDRHFKIWLLLEIVSFVILAGDYAIESFADYLSAKQVEQYNFSLRAEIVAHFYADGQNHQIGQVQNRLTNDLKQNAQNYLLQFLQLVNKGSMLLAVFTFLLTLHWSLLLTIILMTAISLTLPKLIEKPLQKAMMQISDSNQKYLDSLEKWLSGLDELRRYLASDKLFHVMARSSKELEDANVKQTTISQSLTIVTGLVSEISSGLLYALAGILIVQHVAIFGVITAVGNCEYYLTNSINRLVTAQGQMKGAKALNHEIAATAARIPPVKQEKLQIPVALTTSDLSLKFPNGASLAFPDIDVKKGEKILLTGDSGAGKTTLFKLLLGEIKPATGKVVYKDELGRAINPDMSKIGYIPQAPILFPATIADNMTMFNVKLKNRLEPLVEKVQFAGDVAMFNDGLDEEIDLDKLNVSGGQRQKIVLVRALVHQSEIILIDEGTSAIDQKATMEILRHVTSSDATVLFIAHSFNDEMKKLFDREIHLVKNKK; this is encoded by the coding sequence ATGACAATTAAGGCTTTTTACCGAGCAAATCCCATGCGCTTTTGTCTGCTGATTATGATAACCATTATTCGGCCGTGGTTCACCATTTTTAATACCATGCTGGTTATGTATGAAACTACCGCAATTAAAGACCGGCATTTTAAAATTTGGCTGTTATTAGAAATTGTTTCTTTTGTCATTCTTGCTGGTGACTATGCAATTGAATCGTTTGCAGATTATCTGTCTGCTAAACAAGTGGAACAGTATAATTTTAGCTTGCGTGCAGAAATTGTCGCGCATTTTTATGCGGATGGACAAAACCACCAGATTGGGCAGGTACAAAATCGCTTAACTAATGATTTAAAACAAAATGCCCAAAATTATTTGTTACAATTTTTACAGCTGGTCAATAAAGGCAGCATGTTATTAGCAGTTTTTACTTTTTTGCTGACTTTGCACTGGAGTCTGCTACTGACGATCATCCTAATGACAGCCATTTCATTAACGCTGCCGAAATTAATTGAGAAGCCGTTGCAGAAAGCAATGATGCAGATTTCTGACAGTAATCAAAAATATCTTGATAGTCTTGAAAAATGGCTCTCAGGTCTAGATGAGCTTCGCCGCTACTTAGCTAGTGATAAGCTGTTTCACGTAATGGCTAGATCTTCTAAAGAATTGGAAGATGCTAATGTTAAACAAACAACAATTAGCCAAAGCTTAACGATCGTTACCGGTCTTGTTTCGGAAATTTCTTCGGGGCTCTTATATGCTTTAGCCGGAATATTGATTGTGCAGCACGTTGCTATCTTTGGTGTAATCACCGCTGTTGGCAATTGCGAGTACTACTTGACCAATTCAATTAACCGTCTGGTTACTGCACAGGGACAGATGAAGGGCGCGAAAGCACTTAATCATGAGATTGCCGCTACGGCTGCGAGGATCCCGCCTGTTAAGCAAGAAAAACTGCAGATACCGGTTGCCTTGACAACATCTGATTTAAGCTTAAAGTTTCCTAATGGTGCGAGCCTGGCTTTTCCTGATATTGATGTGAAAAAGGGCGAAAAGATCCTATTGACTGGTGATTCTGGTGCGGGCAAAACAACCCTGTTTAAATTACTGTTAGGTGAAATCAAACCGGCAACGGGCAAGGTGGTTTATAAGGATGAATTAGGAAGAGCAATTAACCCCGATATGAGTAAAATCGGTTATATTCCACAGGCACCGATCCTGTTTCCTGCAACAATTGCCGACAATATGACGATGTTTAACGTCAAGCTGAAGAATCGGCTTGAACCACTGGTTGAAAAAGTGCAATTTGCCGGAGATGTTGCTATGTTTAACGATGGCCTGGATGAAGAAATTGATCTGGATAAGCTGAATGTTTCGGGCGGTCAAAGGCAAAAAATTGTGTTGGTGCGGGCTCTGGTTCACCAAAGTGAAATTATCTTGATTGATGAAGGAACCAGCGCAATTGATCAGAAGGCGACAATGGAAATCTTACGCCACGTAACAAGTAGTGACGCAACGGTGCTGTTTATTGCCCACAGTTTCAACGATGAGATGAAGAAATTGTTTGATCGGGAAATTCATCTGGTGAAGAATAAAAAGTAG